The proteins below are encoded in one region of Poecilia reticulata strain Guanapo unplaced genomic scaffold, Guppy_female_1.0+MT scaffold_433, whole genome shotgun sequence:
- the LOC103460995 gene encoding probable phospholipid-transporting ATPase VD, whose amino-acid sequence MERFHWVRHRCRQLLAVDSERGWYSPPDGLPSKSSPHRVSGRRRTVLARHGPHQQEYEAMSKKYKGNGIRTTKYTLLTFIPMNLFQQFHRAANLYFLFLALLNWVPVVEAFEKEITMIPLLVVLTVIAIKDALEDYRRYLFDKKVNNNLVRVFCG is encoded by the exons ATGGAGCGCTTCCACTGGGTGCGACATCGCTGTCGGCAGCTTCTGGCCGTAGACTCAGAGCGAGGCTGGTACTCTCCGCCTGATGGCCTTCCGAGCAAAAGCTCCCCTCACAGGGTCAGCGGCAGGAGGAGGACGGTGTTGGCCCGCCACGGCCCCCACCAGCAGGAATATGAAGCCATGTCCAAGAAGTACAAGGGCAACGGCATCCGCACGACGAAATACACTCTGTTGACATTTATCCCTATGAACCTGTTCCAGCAGTTCCACAG GGCGGCCAACctttacttcctgttcctgGCGTTGCTTAACTGGGTTCCCGTGGTGGAGGCCTTTGAGAAGGAGATCACAATGATCCCTCTGCTGGTGGTTCTCACGGTTATCGCCATCAAAGATGCACTGGAGGACTACAGACGGTACTTGTTCGACAAGAAGGTCAACAACAACTTGGTGCGCGTGTTCTGCGGGTGA